Proteins encoded together in one Ciona intestinalis chromosome 3, KH, whole genome shotgun sequence window:
- the LOC100180317 gene encoding uncharacterized protein LOC100180317 isoform X1, which yields MLQRRLSLIFYFELLTLCTVLDISGVETYSVSSDTNTKLKNIEVTNISAWSKWTPWSGCSASCGEGARIRQRFCIRKRVQPCHGTATQHKHCYDFVCPSYLSWPRIHFSGTLNADCPTVNNQRCLYNNSWFCPTCNTFRQNMISLVQTKGHSEEKVVAQKFEGNPWGNGHFYFSNTVITSACWKPGKECDENDFLVNRKMTYVAPGRMVDLDPDWQVAPEVIGYEIKIPGMMIALMENGPSSQITKRITNYKGADHGSSAKIKSKLIKIRWLDDFYRKKFMNATSLSISFVMDMFYFNTNRGRITGTIGMTSDDDPTNLYGGRVMRALDFKRSPSREYAFALDIKTKSVLLDCGNSIRSDTKGNFAINDLKHVDVVAYDPEHKLCRHRSFNCRQRAVHCGGKDLFMVSSGGALDFVQQGQDWYLKRGGVVLVSLKSFSNKVIDILSRTRLGLVNHTVLYNHHRSNRLEYKLCDLFPGNCRKVNAAGKGSCMLMGLEDEYGLNFKTMGGFTKRIGRGQTWEVPAIVTSFSRPVRGAALGLHILRTSNRLRPACPFIQDPLAMYLARPKSALKLSDPMITNSKGIANLTITAIRNPGNPRKNGIDGQVYPLGLTVTFFPEDGNLVRIADGGAMSGSLSPSTYSQAKKQCSLTAVRHTFEFTVRVFSSLPAVTMRKTCPTWTEDIRPIFQLYYNLFPVMEKHNIINLRNIHDVRSQLNRINMSMFEFDWNHPNFMPTTRDLSPDKTEIVRRWLECEITGGPTDKNYDNIYSEARYSVCGSKRNLTKTITHLKEILQMAIFVELYTIPPYMTAMFSLKRERFKETYLILKGIATEEMLHMTLDANILNAIGGAPNTTDFYWLPNYPTPFPSLDFMQLLPNVMLKLEKFSLSMVKEVFSEIEKPASLEVFKILHSASLLWGDLPDDDGGRWKFNNTTNILYDTSAKINSTGPRWLKAAEKLNATRMVNKNVNDPFFWKDVFEKTTDMLELPEIADVYTIGAYYTHVLLKLLQAESCVRMSSINNTIFVGDPNKQLTSKQWYVTKGLSTATLFPVTGLKSAIEAILEIVYEGEGGSSCWPFVSDNPDDHQQRQLNLGGRQISSRREEFSHYIRFQEIVHGRELIEVTEVQPQWASDQCLHFNNELCRLPQSKLLGNVPRYCYTGRSLAISEADDVWPLNLKNDYKPFNQPDLTRQKPNSIHAASTFNQLYTSLLYCLEIAFNGNPTGMSKCMGNMYELLEAGRKLVTLPFYKNGDSEIGPNTMPEWKFIKDGYEQKTKKNYAQLDIKFC from the exons atgtTGCAGAGACGATTGagcttaattttttattttgaacttCTCACTTTATGTACAGTACTGG ATATTTCAGGCGTGGAAACTTACTCAGTGTCCAGTGACACTAATACGAAGCTGAAAAACATTGAAGTAACAAATATAAGTGCGTGGTCAAAATGGACCCCTTGGAGTGGTTGCAGCGCTTCGTGTGGCGAAGGAGCCCGAATACGACAAAGATTTTGCATCCGCAAGAGAGTGCAACCGTGCCATGGTACAGCCACACAACATAAGCATTGCTACGACTTCGTGTGCCCAT CTTATCTTTCGTGGCCAAGGATACATTTTAGCGGAACTCTTAACGCTGACTGCCCGACAGTAAACAACCAACGCTGTCTGTACAATAACAGTTGGTTTTGCCCCACCTGCAACACCTTTCGGCAAAATATGATTAGCCTTGTTCAAACAAAG GGGCACTCGGAAGAAAAAGTTGTTGCACAAAAATTCGAAGGAAATCCATGGGGAAAtggtcatttttattttagcaatACTGTTATTACATCAGCATGTTGGAAGCCAGGCAAAGAATGTGACGAGAATGACTTTCTAGTAAATCGCAAGATGACGT ACGTGGCACCAGGAAGAATGGTAGATCTCGACCCAGACTGGCAAGTCGCGCCCGAGGTTATTGGTTACGAGATCAAAATACCAGGAATGATGATCGCGCTGATGGAGAATGGTCCAAGTAGTCAAATTACCAAAAGGATAACAAACTACAA GGGTGCTGACCACGGATCTTCAGCTAAAATCAAAAGCAAACTGATTAAAATTCGATGGTTGGATGATTTTTATCGGAAGAAATTCATGAATGCCACTTCTCTTTCTATTTCTTTCGTCATGGATATGTT TTATTTCAACACTAACCGCGGAAGAATCACTGGAACAATCGGTATGACGTCGGACGATGATCCAACGAATCTTTACGGGGGAAGAGTCATGCGAGCGTTGGATTTTAAACGTTCTCCTTCAAGGGAGTACGCATTTGCTCTCGATATCAAAACAAAG AGCGTACTTCTTGATTGTGGGAACTCCATACGGTCCGACACAAAAGGAAACTTTGCAATTAACGACTTAAAGCATGTTGATGTGGTGGCGTACGATCCCGAGCATAAACTCTGTCGACATCGTAGTTTTAACTGCAGACAGAGAGCTGTACATTGTGGTGGTAAAGATCTTTTCATGGTCTCTTCAGGCGGGGCACTGGACTTTGTTCAGCAAGGACAGGATTG gtatcTCAAGCGTGGTGGTGTCGTTTTAGTTTCTTTGAAAAGCTTCTCCAACAAAGTAATTGATATTCTTTCGCGCACCAGACTTGGATTGGTCAATCACACTGTGTTATACAATCACCATCGAAGCAATCGTTTGGAATATAAATTGTGCGACTTATTTCCTGGTAATTGCCGAAAGGTCAATGCAGCAGGAAAAGGAAGCTGTATGTTGATGGGTTTGGAAGATGAATACGGGTTGAATTTTAAA ACCATGGGAGGTTTTACGAAACGCATCGGCCGAGGGCAGACATGGGAGGTTCCAGCAATCGTTACCAGCTTTTCTCGGCCAGTAAGAGGTGCAGCCCTTGGCTTACACATCCTTCGAACTTCCAATCGTCTACGTCCAGCCTGTCCATTCATCCAA GATCCTTTGGCCATGTACTTGGCTCGTCCAAAAAGTGCTTTAAAATTAAGTGACCCAATGATAACGAACAGCAAAGGAATTGCTAATCTAACAATAACAGCTATACGGAATCCTGGGAACCCAAGGAAAAATGGAATCGATGGACAG GTATATCCACTGGGGCTCACTGTAACGTTCTTCCCTGAAGACGGGAATCTAGTTAGAATAGCTGATGGAGGTGCCATGTCCGGCTCGCTCTCACCATCGACTTATTCGCAAGCCAAGAAACAATGCAGTTTAACTGCTGTTCGCCACACTTTTGAGTTCACTGTTAGAGTTTTCAG TTCTTTACCAGCGGTAACAATGCGGAAAACCTGTCCTACATGGACTGAAGACATCAGACCCatatttcaactttattaCAATCTTTTTCCAGTGATGGAGAAACATAATATCATCAATCTACGTAATATACATGACGTCAG GTCGCAGCTGAATAGGATTAACATGTCGATGTTCGAGTTCGACTGGAATCATCCTAATTTCATGCCAACCACTCGTGACCTCTCACCAGATAAGACGGAGATCGTGAGAAGGTGGCTGGAATGTGAGATTACAGGCGGACCGACTGACAAAAACTATGACAA TATTTACAGTGAGGCGCGGTACAGTGTGTGTGGTTCGAAGAGAAATCTGACAAAAACTATTACCCATTTGAAAGAAATTCTTCAGATGGCTATTTTCGTTGAGCTATACACGATACCGCCATACATGACCGCTATGTTTTCACTAAAACGAGAACGCTTCAAAGAAACTTACTTGATCCTAAAGGG AATCGCCACCGAAGAAATGCTCCACATGACTTTGGATGCAAATATACTGAACGCTATCGGAGGCGCGCCAAATACGACGGATTTCTATTGGTTACCAAATTATCCAACGCCATTTCCAAGTTTAGATTTTATGCAG TTGCTGCCGAACGTGATGCTAAAGCTTGAGAAGTTCTCCTTATCGATGGTGAAAGAAGTTTTCAGTGAAATTGAGAAACCAGCATCGCTTGAAGTTTTTAAGATTCTTCACTCCGCTTCTCTTTTGTGGGGCGATCTTCCGGATGATGATGGTGGAAGATGGAAATTTAACAACACGACAAACATATTATACG ATACCTCAGCGAAAATAAATTCGACTGGTCCTCGCTGGTTAAAAGCCGCTGAAAAGTTGAATGCAACAAGGATG GTCAACAAAAACGTAAATGATCCCTTTTTCTGGAAAGATGTATTTGAGAAGACCACCGACATGTTGGAACTTCCAGAAATCGCGGATGTTTACACGATTGGAGCTTATTACACTCATGTTCTATTGAAGTTATTGCAAGCTGAATCCTGCGTTAGGATGAGCTCcataaacaacacaattttTGTTGGCGATCCAAACAAACAGTTGACCTCCAAACAGTGGTACGTCACTAAAGGTCTCAGCACTGCTACGCTGTTTCCCGTCACGGGGCTAAAGTCAGCGATAGAAGCAATTCTTGAAATAGTTTACGAAGGCGAGGGAGGTTCGTCTTGCTGGCCTTTTGTAAGTGACAACCCGGATGATCACCAACAACGACAACTGAATCTTGGTGGAAGACAAATTTCTTCACGCAGAGAAGAGTTTTCGCATTACATACGCTTTCAGGAAATTGTTCATGGAAGAGAATTGATTGAAGTCACCGAAGTTCAACCTCAATGGGCATCCGATCAATGTTTGCACTTTAATAACGAATTGTGTAGACTCCCACAATCAAAACTGTTAGGGAACGTCCCCCGGTATTGTTACACGGGAAGATCGCTTGCGATATCTGAAGCCGACGACGTGTGGCCTCTTAATCTGAAGAATGATTATAAACCTTTCAACCAACCAGACTTAACAAGACAAAAGCCTAACAGCATCCACGCAGCAAGCACGTTTAATCAACTGTATACCTCACTTCTTTATTGTCTAG AAATTGCCTTCAACGGAAACCCAACGGGCATGTCGAAGTGCATGGGCAACATGTACGAGTTACTTGAAGCAGGAAGAAAACTTGTTACGCTtcctttttacaaaaatggaGACAGTGAGATTGGACCAAACACGATGCCGGAATGGAAATTCATCAAAGACGGTTACGAACAAAAGACGAAGAAAAACTATGCACAACTAGACatcaaattttgttaa
- the LOC100180317 gene encoding uncharacterized protein LOC100180317 isoform X2: MLQRRLSLIFYFELLTLCTVLGVETYSVSSDTNTKLKNIEVTNISAWSKWTPWSGCSASCGEGARIRQRFCIRKRVQPCHGTATQHKHCYDFVCPSYLSWPRIHFSGTLNADCPTVNNQRCLYNNSWFCPTCNTFRQNMISLVQTKGHSEEKVVAQKFEGNPWGNGHFYFSNTVITSACWKPGKECDENDFLVNRKMTYVAPGRMVDLDPDWQVAPEVIGYEIKIPGMMIALMENGPSSQITKRITNYKGADHGSSAKIKSKLIKIRWLDDFYRKKFMNATSLSISFVMDMFYFNTNRGRITGTIGMTSDDDPTNLYGGRVMRALDFKRSPSREYAFALDIKTKSVLLDCGNSIRSDTKGNFAINDLKHVDVVAYDPEHKLCRHRSFNCRQRAVHCGGKDLFMVSSGGALDFVQQGQDWYLKRGGVVLVSLKSFSNKVIDILSRTRLGLVNHTVLYNHHRSNRLEYKLCDLFPGNCRKVNAAGKGSCMLMGLEDEYGLNFKTMGGFTKRIGRGQTWEVPAIVTSFSRPVRGAALGLHILRTSNRLRPACPFIQDPLAMYLARPKSALKLSDPMITNSKGIANLTITAIRNPGNPRKNGIDGQVYPLGLTVTFFPEDGNLVRIADGGAMSGSLSPSTYSQAKKQCSLTAVRHTFEFTVRVFSSLPAVTMRKTCPTWTEDIRPIFQLYYNLFPVMEKHNIINLRNIHDVRSQLNRINMSMFEFDWNHPNFMPTTRDLSPDKTEIVRRWLECEITGGPTDKNYDNIYSEARYSVCGSKRNLTKTITHLKEILQMAIFVELYTIPPYMTAMFSLKRERFKETYLILKGIATEEMLHMTLDANILNAIGGAPNTTDFYWLPNYPTPFPSLDFMQLLPNVMLKLEKFSLSMVKEVFSEIEKPASLEVFKILHSASLLWGDLPDDDGGRWKFNNTTNILYDTSAKINSTGPRWLKAAEKLNATRMVNKNVNDPFFWKDVFEKTTDMLELPEIADVYTIGAYYTHVLLKLLQAESCVRMSSINNTIFVGDPNKQLTSKQWYVTKGLSTATLFPVTGLKSAIEAILEIVYEGEGGSSCWPFVSDNPDDHQQRQLNLGGRQISSRREEFSHYIRFQEIVHGRELIEVTEVQPQWASDQCLHFNNELCRLPQSKLLGNVPRYCYTGRSLAISEADDVWPLNLKNDYKPFNQPDLTRQKPNSIHAASTFNQLYTSLLYCLEIAFNGNPTGMSKCMGNMYELLEAGRKLVTLPFYKNGDSEIGPNTMPEWKFIKDGYEQKTKKNYAQLDIKFC; this comes from the exons atgtTGCAGAGACGATTGagcttaattttttattttgaacttCTCACTTTATGTACAGTACTGG GCGTGGAAACTTACTCAGTGTCCAGTGACACTAATACGAAGCTGAAAAACATTGAAGTAACAAATATAAGTGCGTGGTCAAAATGGACCCCTTGGAGTGGTTGCAGCGCTTCGTGTGGCGAAGGAGCCCGAATACGACAAAGATTTTGCATCCGCAAGAGAGTGCAACCGTGCCATGGTACAGCCACACAACATAAGCATTGCTACGACTTCGTGTGCCCAT CTTATCTTTCGTGGCCAAGGATACATTTTAGCGGAACTCTTAACGCTGACTGCCCGACAGTAAACAACCAACGCTGTCTGTACAATAACAGTTGGTTTTGCCCCACCTGCAACACCTTTCGGCAAAATATGATTAGCCTTGTTCAAACAAAG GGGCACTCGGAAGAAAAAGTTGTTGCACAAAAATTCGAAGGAAATCCATGGGGAAAtggtcatttttattttagcaatACTGTTATTACATCAGCATGTTGGAAGCCAGGCAAAGAATGTGACGAGAATGACTTTCTAGTAAATCGCAAGATGACGT ACGTGGCACCAGGAAGAATGGTAGATCTCGACCCAGACTGGCAAGTCGCGCCCGAGGTTATTGGTTACGAGATCAAAATACCAGGAATGATGATCGCGCTGATGGAGAATGGTCCAAGTAGTCAAATTACCAAAAGGATAACAAACTACAA GGGTGCTGACCACGGATCTTCAGCTAAAATCAAAAGCAAACTGATTAAAATTCGATGGTTGGATGATTTTTATCGGAAGAAATTCATGAATGCCACTTCTCTTTCTATTTCTTTCGTCATGGATATGTT TTATTTCAACACTAACCGCGGAAGAATCACTGGAACAATCGGTATGACGTCGGACGATGATCCAACGAATCTTTACGGGGGAAGAGTCATGCGAGCGTTGGATTTTAAACGTTCTCCTTCAAGGGAGTACGCATTTGCTCTCGATATCAAAACAAAG AGCGTACTTCTTGATTGTGGGAACTCCATACGGTCCGACACAAAAGGAAACTTTGCAATTAACGACTTAAAGCATGTTGATGTGGTGGCGTACGATCCCGAGCATAAACTCTGTCGACATCGTAGTTTTAACTGCAGACAGAGAGCTGTACATTGTGGTGGTAAAGATCTTTTCATGGTCTCTTCAGGCGGGGCACTGGACTTTGTTCAGCAAGGACAGGATTG gtatcTCAAGCGTGGTGGTGTCGTTTTAGTTTCTTTGAAAAGCTTCTCCAACAAAGTAATTGATATTCTTTCGCGCACCAGACTTGGATTGGTCAATCACACTGTGTTATACAATCACCATCGAAGCAATCGTTTGGAATATAAATTGTGCGACTTATTTCCTGGTAATTGCCGAAAGGTCAATGCAGCAGGAAAAGGAAGCTGTATGTTGATGGGTTTGGAAGATGAATACGGGTTGAATTTTAAA ACCATGGGAGGTTTTACGAAACGCATCGGCCGAGGGCAGACATGGGAGGTTCCAGCAATCGTTACCAGCTTTTCTCGGCCAGTAAGAGGTGCAGCCCTTGGCTTACACATCCTTCGAACTTCCAATCGTCTACGTCCAGCCTGTCCATTCATCCAA GATCCTTTGGCCATGTACTTGGCTCGTCCAAAAAGTGCTTTAAAATTAAGTGACCCAATGATAACGAACAGCAAAGGAATTGCTAATCTAACAATAACAGCTATACGGAATCCTGGGAACCCAAGGAAAAATGGAATCGATGGACAG GTATATCCACTGGGGCTCACTGTAACGTTCTTCCCTGAAGACGGGAATCTAGTTAGAATAGCTGATGGAGGTGCCATGTCCGGCTCGCTCTCACCATCGACTTATTCGCAAGCCAAGAAACAATGCAGTTTAACTGCTGTTCGCCACACTTTTGAGTTCACTGTTAGAGTTTTCAG TTCTTTACCAGCGGTAACAATGCGGAAAACCTGTCCTACATGGACTGAAGACATCAGACCCatatttcaactttattaCAATCTTTTTCCAGTGATGGAGAAACATAATATCATCAATCTACGTAATATACATGACGTCAG GTCGCAGCTGAATAGGATTAACATGTCGATGTTCGAGTTCGACTGGAATCATCCTAATTTCATGCCAACCACTCGTGACCTCTCACCAGATAAGACGGAGATCGTGAGAAGGTGGCTGGAATGTGAGATTACAGGCGGACCGACTGACAAAAACTATGACAA TATTTACAGTGAGGCGCGGTACAGTGTGTGTGGTTCGAAGAGAAATCTGACAAAAACTATTACCCATTTGAAAGAAATTCTTCAGATGGCTATTTTCGTTGAGCTATACACGATACCGCCATACATGACCGCTATGTTTTCACTAAAACGAGAACGCTTCAAAGAAACTTACTTGATCCTAAAGGG AATCGCCACCGAAGAAATGCTCCACATGACTTTGGATGCAAATATACTGAACGCTATCGGAGGCGCGCCAAATACGACGGATTTCTATTGGTTACCAAATTATCCAACGCCATTTCCAAGTTTAGATTTTATGCAG TTGCTGCCGAACGTGATGCTAAAGCTTGAGAAGTTCTCCTTATCGATGGTGAAAGAAGTTTTCAGTGAAATTGAGAAACCAGCATCGCTTGAAGTTTTTAAGATTCTTCACTCCGCTTCTCTTTTGTGGGGCGATCTTCCGGATGATGATGGTGGAAGATGGAAATTTAACAACACGACAAACATATTATACG ATACCTCAGCGAAAATAAATTCGACTGGTCCTCGCTGGTTAAAAGCCGCTGAAAAGTTGAATGCAACAAGGATG GTCAACAAAAACGTAAATGATCCCTTTTTCTGGAAAGATGTATTTGAGAAGACCACCGACATGTTGGAACTTCCAGAAATCGCGGATGTTTACACGATTGGAGCTTATTACACTCATGTTCTATTGAAGTTATTGCAAGCTGAATCCTGCGTTAGGATGAGCTCcataaacaacacaattttTGTTGGCGATCCAAACAAACAGTTGACCTCCAAACAGTGGTACGTCACTAAAGGTCTCAGCACTGCTACGCTGTTTCCCGTCACGGGGCTAAAGTCAGCGATAGAAGCAATTCTTGAAATAGTTTACGAAGGCGAGGGAGGTTCGTCTTGCTGGCCTTTTGTAAGTGACAACCCGGATGATCACCAACAACGACAACTGAATCTTGGTGGAAGACAAATTTCTTCACGCAGAGAAGAGTTTTCGCATTACATACGCTTTCAGGAAATTGTTCATGGAAGAGAATTGATTGAAGTCACCGAAGTTCAACCTCAATGGGCATCCGATCAATGTTTGCACTTTAATAACGAATTGTGTAGACTCCCACAATCAAAACTGTTAGGGAACGTCCCCCGGTATTGTTACACGGGAAGATCGCTTGCGATATCTGAAGCCGACGACGTGTGGCCTCTTAATCTGAAGAATGATTATAAACCTTTCAACCAACCAGACTTAACAAGACAAAAGCCTAACAGCATCCACGCAGCAAGCACGTTTAATCAACTGTATACCTCACTTCTTTATTGTCTAG AAATTGCCTTCAACGGAAACCCAACGGGCATGTCGAAGTGCATGGGCAACATGTACGAGTTACTTGAAGCAGGAAGAAAACTTGTTACGCTtcctttttacaaaaatggaGACAGTGAGATTGGACCAAACACGATGCCGGAATGGAAATTCATCAAAGACGGTTACGAACAAAAGACGAAGAAAAACTATGCACAACTAGACatcaaattttgttaa
- the LOC100180317 gene encoding uncharacterized protein LOC100180317 isoform X3: MLQRRLSLIFYFELLTLCTVLDISGVETYSVSSDTNTKLKNIEVTNISAWSKWTPWSGCSASCGEGARIRQRFCIRKRVQPCHGTATQHKHCYDFVCPSYLSWPRIHFSGTLNADCPTVNNQRCLYNNSWFCPTCNTFRQNMISLVQTKGHSEEKVVAQKFEGNPWGNGHFYFSNTVITSACWKPGKECDENDFLVNRKMTYVAPGRMVDLDPDWQVAPEVIGYEIKIPGMMIALMENGPSSQITKRITNYKGADHGSSAKIKSKLIKIRWLDDFYRKKFMNATSLSISFVMDMFYFNTNRGRITGTIGMTSDDDPTNLYGGRVMRALDFKRSPSREYAFALDIKTKSVLLDCGNSIRSDTKGNFAINDLKHVDVVAYDPEHKLCRHRSFNCRQRAVHCGGKDLFMVSSGGALDFVQQGQDWYLKRGGVVLVSLKSFSNKVIDILSRTRLGLVNHTVLYNHHRSNRLEYKLCDLFPGNCRKVNAAGKGSCMLMGLEDEYGLNFKTMGGFTKRIGRGQTWEVPAIVTSFSRPVRGAALGLHILRTSNRLRPACPFIQDPLAMYLARPKSALKLSDPMITNSKGIANLTITAIRNPGNPRKNGIDGQVYPLGLTVTFFPEDGNLVRIADGGAMSGSLSPSTYSQAKKQCSLTAVRHTFEFTVRVFSSLPAVTMRKTCPTWTEDIRPIFQLYYNLFPVMEKHNIINLRNIHDVRSQLNRINMSMFEFDWNHPNFMPTTRDLSPDKTEIVRRWLECEITGGPTDKNYDNIYSEARYSVCGSKRNLTKTITHLKEILQMAIFVELYTIPPYMTAMFSLKRERFKETYLILKGIATEEMLHMTLDANILNAIGGAPNTTDFYWLPNYPTPFPSLDFMQLLPNVMLKLEKFSLSMVKEVFSEIEKPASLEVFKILHSASLLWGDLPDDDGGRWKFNNTTNILYDTSAKINSTGPRWLKAAEKLNATRMVGQQKRK, encoded by the exons atgtTGCAGAGACGATTGagcttaattttttattttgaacttCTCACTTTATGTACAGTACTGG ATATTTCAGGCGTGGAAACTTACTCAGTGTCCAGTGACACTAATACGAAGCTGAAAAACATTGAAGTAACAAATATAAGTGCGTGGTCAAAATGGACCCCTTGGAGTGGTTGCAGCGCTTCGTGTGGCGAAGGAGCCCGAATACGACAAAGATTTTGCATCCGCAAGAGAGTGCAACCGTGCCATGGTACAGCCACACAACATAAGCATTGCTACGACTTCGTGTGCCCAT CTTATCTTTCGTGGCCAAGGATACATTTTAGCGGAACTCTTAACGCTGACTGCCCGACAGTAAACAACCAACGCTGTCTGTACAATAACAGTTGGTTTTGCCCCACCTGCAACACCTTTCGGCAAAATATGATTAGCCTTGTTCAAACAAAG GGGCACTCGGAAGAAAAAGTTGTTGCACAAAAATTCGAAGGAAATCCATGGGGAAAtggtcatttttattttagcaatACTGTTATTACATCAGCATGTTGGAAGCCAGGCAAAGAATGTGACGAGAATGACTTTCTAGTAAATCGCAAGATGACGT ACGTGGCACCAGGAAGAATGGTAGATCTCGACCCAGACTGGCAAGTCGCGCCCGAGGTTATTGGTTACGAGATCAAAATACCAGGAATGATGATCGCGCTGATGGAGAATGGTCCAAGTAGTCAAATTACCAAAAGGATAACAAACTACAA GGGTGCTGACCACGGATCTTCAGCTAAAATCAAAAGCAAACTGATTAAAATTCGATGGTTGGATGATTTTTATCGGAAGAAATTCATGAATGCCACTTCTCTTTCTATTTCTTTCGTCATGGATATGTT TTATTTCAACACTAACCGCGGAAGAATCACTGGAACAATCGGTATGACGTCGGACGATGATCCAACGAATCTTTACGGGGGAAGAGTCATGCGAGCGTTGGATTTTAAACGTTCTCCTTCAAGGGAGTACGCATTTGCTCTCGATATCAAAACAAAG AGCGTACTTCTTGATTGTGGGAACTCCATACGGTCCGACACAAAAGGAAACTTTGCAATTAACGACTTAAAGCATGTTGATGTGGTGGCGTACGATCCCGAGCATAAACTCTGTCGACATCGTAGTTTTAACTGCAGACAGAGAGCTGTACATTGTGGTGGTAAAGATCTTTTCATGGTCTCTTCAGGCGGGGCACTGGACTTTGTTCAGCAAGGACAGGATTG gtatcTCAAGCGTGGTGGTGTCGTTTTAGTTTCTTTGAAAAGCTTCTCCAACAAAGTAATTGATATTCTTTCGCGCACCAGACTTGGATTGGTCAATCACACTGTGTTATACAATCACCATCGAAGCAATCGTTTGGAATATAAATTGTGCGACTTATTTCCTGGTAATTGCCGAAAGGTCAATGCAGCAGGAAAAGGAAGCTGTATGTTGATGGGTTTGGAAGATGAATACGGGTTGAATTTTAAA ACCATGGGAGGTTTTACGAAACGCATCGGCCGAGGGCAGACATGGGAGGTTCCAGCAATCGTTACCAGCTTTTCTCGGCCAGTAAGAGGTGCAGCCCTTGGCTTACACATCCTTCGAACTTCCAATCGTCTACGTCCAGCCTGTCCATTCATCCAA GATCCTTTGGCCATGTACTTGGCTCGTCCAAAAAGTGCTTTAAAATTAAGTGACCCAATGATAACGAACAGCAAAGGAATTGCTAATCTAACAATAACAGCTATACGGAATCCTGGGAACCCAAGGAAAAATGGAATCGATGGACAG GTATATCCACTGGGGCTCACTGTAACGTTCTTCCCTGAAGACGGGAATCTAGTTAGAATAGCTGATGGAGGTGCCATGTCCGGCTCGCTCTCACCATCGACTTATTCGCAAGCCAAGAAACAATGCAGTTTAACTGCTGTTCGCCACACTTTTGAGTTCACTGTTAGAGTTTTCAG TTCTTTACCAGCGGTAACAATGCGGAAAACCTGTCCTACATGGACTGAAGACATCAGACCCatatttcaactttattaCAATCTTTTTCCAGTGATGGAGAAACATAATATCATCAATCTACGTAATATACATGACGTCAG GTCGCAGCTGAATAGGATTAACATGTCGATGTTCGAGTTCGACTGGAATCATCCTAATTTCATGCCAACCACTCGTGACCTCTCACCAGATAAGACGGAGATCGTGAGAAGGTGGCTGGAATGTGAGATTACAGGCGGACCGACTGACAAAAACTATGACAA TATTTACAGTGAGGCGCGGTACAGTGTGTGTGGTTCGAAGAGAAATCTGACAAAAACTATTACCCATTTGAAAGAAATTCTTCAGATGGCTATTTTCGTTGAGCTATACACGATACCGCCATACATGACCGCTATGTTTTCACTAAAACGAGAACGCTTCAAAGAAACTTACTTGATCCTAAAGGG AATCGCCACCGAAGAAATGCTCCACATGACTTTGGATGCAAATATACTGAACGCTATCGGAGGCGCGCCAAATACGACGGATTTCTATTGGTTACCAAATTATCCAACGCCATTTCCAAGTTTAGATTTTATGCAG TTGCTGCCGAACGTGATGCTAAAGCTTGAGAAGTTCTCCTTATCGATGGTGAAAGAAGTTTTCAGTGAAATTGAGAAACCAGCATCGCTTGAAGTTTTTAAGATTCTTCACTCCGCTTCTCTTTTGTGGGGCGATCTTCCGGATGATGATGGTGGAAGATGGAAATTTAACAACACGACAAACATATTATACG ATACCTCAGCGAAAATAAATTCGACTGGTCCTCGCTGGTTAAAAGCCGCTGAAAAGTTGAATGCAACAAGGATGGTAG GTCAACAAAAACGTAAATGA